In one Gracilinanus agilis isolate LMUSP501 chromosome 6, AgileGrace, whole genome shotgun sequence genomic region, the following are encoded:
- the LOC123252706 gene encoding olfactory receptor 5B2-like, producing MTFMENRSEVNEFILVGLTDAPELQVPLFIMFTLIYLITLVGNLGIIALISSDSRLHTPMYFFLSNLSLVDFGYSSAVTPKVMAGLLTGDKVISYNGCAAQIFFFVSFATVESFLLASMSYDRHAAVCKPLHYTTTMTSTVCVHLASGAYICGFLNSSIVTGDTFSLSFCSSNVVHHFFCDIPPLLVITCSDIHSTEIVIFILGIFTVFFPFLVILTSYLFIFVAILRIHSAEGRQKAFSTCTSHLTAVSIFYGTIIFMYFQPSSSHSMDTDKMASVFYTMVIPMLNPLVYSLRNKDVKTAFQKVVGGQRLQLDHSLS from the coding sequence ATGACATTTATGGAGAACAGATCTGAAGTGAATGAGTTTATACTTGTAGGATTAACAGATGCCCCAGAGCTTCAGGTTCCTCTCTTCATAATGTTCACTCTCATCTACCTCATCACTTTGGTGGGGAACCTGGGGATAATAGCTCTGATCTCCTCGGATTCCCGCCTCCACACCCCCATGTACTTTTTCCTCAGTAACCTTTCTCTGGTGGATTTTGGCTACTCCTCAGCTGTTACTCCCAAGGTAATGGCTGGACTCCTCACAGGAGACAAAGTCATCTCCTATAATGGATGTGCTGCAcagattttcttctttgtgtCTTTTGCCACAGTTGAAAGTTTCCTCTTGGCTTCCATGTCCTATGATCGTCATGCAGCTGTATGTAAGCCCCTACATTATACCACTACCATGACATCAACTGTATGTGTACATCTGGCCAGTGGTGCATACATTTGTGGCTTTTTAAATTCCTCCATAGTTACAGGAGACACCTTCAGCCTCTCCTTCTGTAGTTCTAATGTAGTCCATCATTTTTTCTGTGACATTCCTCCTCTCCTAGTTATAACTTGCTCTGATATTCATAGTACTGAGATAGTAATTTTTATCTTAGGAATATTCactgtattttttccctttctggtcATCTTAACTTcctaccttttcatctttgttgcAATCCTGAGGATCCATTCTGCCGAAGGGCGCCAAAAAGCCTTCTCCACCTGTACTTCCCATCTCACAGCAGTGTCCATATTCTATGGGACAATCATTTTCATGTACTTCCAACCGAGCTCAAGTCATTCCATGGATACAGACAAAATGGCATCTGTATTCTATACCATGGTCATCCCCATGTTGAACCCTCTTGTCTATAGCCTGAGGAACAAAGATGTTAAAACTGCTTTTCAGAAAGTGGTGGGGGGACAAAGACTCCAATTAGATCATTCTTTATCTTAA
- the LOC123252707 gene encoding olfactory receptor 5B12-like, protein MTSMENKSEMNEFILVGLTDVPGLQIPLFIMVILIYLITVVGNLGMVVLISCDSHLHTPMYYFLSNLSLVDFGYSSAVTPKVMAGLLTGDKIISYNGCASQLFFFGAFATTESFLLASMAYDRHAAVCKPLHYTTTMTSTVCAYLVSGAYICGFLNSSIVTGNTFSLSFCRSNVVHHFFCDLPPLLVLSCSDIHITELVVFISGLLSAFFPFLVIFTSYLLIFITILKIRSAEGFQKAFSTCASHLTAVSIFYGTIIFMYFQPSSNHSMDSDKMVSVFYTMVIPMLNPLIYSLRNKEVKNAFSKAVRRQRLQLDYPFP, encoded by the coding sequence ATGACATCAATGGAGAACAAATCTGAGATGAACGAGTTCATCCTGGTAGGATTAACTGATGTGCCAGGGCTTCAGATTCCTCTTTTTATAATGGTGATCCTCATCTACCTCATCACCGTGGTGGGGAACCTGGGCATGGTAGTCTTGATCTCCTGTGATTCCCATCTCCATACTCCCATGTACTATTTCCTCAGTAACCTCTCTCTGGTGGATTTTGGCTACTCCTCTGCTGTCACTCCCAAGGTGATGGCTGGACTCCTCACAGGGGACAAGATCATCTCCTATAATGGATGTGCTTCACAGTTGTTCTTCTTTGGGGCCTTTGCTACTACTGAAAGTTTCCTCTTAGCCTCAATGGCCTATGATCGCCATGCAGCTGTGTGTAAGCCCCTACATTATACCACTACCATGACTTCAACAGTATGTGCATATTTGGTCAGTGGGGCTTACATATGTGGCTTTCTAAACTCCTCCATTGTTACTGGAAACACTTTTAGCCTTTCCTTCTGCAGGTCCAATGTGGTCCATCATTTTTTCTGTGATCTTCCCCCTCTCCTAGTTCTCTCTTGCTCTGATATTCACATCACCGAGTTAGTTGTCTTTATCTCAGGGTTGTTAAGtgcttttttcccatttcttgtcATCTTCACCTCTTATTTGTTAATCTTCATCACCATCCTCAAGATACGTTCTGCTGAAGGATTCCAGAAAGCCTTTTCTACTTGTGCTTCCCACCTCACAGCCGTGTCCATTTTTTATGGGACAATCATCTTCATGTACTTCCAGCCAAGCTCAAACCATTCAATGGACTCAGACAAAATGGTGTCAGTATTCTACACTATGGTCATTCCCATGTTGAACCCTTTGATCTATAGTCTAAGAAATAAAGAGGTAAAAAATGCTTTTAGTAAGGCCGTGAGGAGACAAAGGCTTCAACTAGATTATCCTTTTCCTTAG